In Carcharodon carcharias isolate sCarCar2 chromosome 31, sCarCar2.pri, whole genome shotgun sequence, a genomic segment contains:
- the tbc1d17 gene encoding TBC1 domain family member 17 isoform X1 — MGSSTENHKYRDTVTQCEMSTGESHKVVFEKEGVFLHTSTKRNNDQDTLIPGVIRILEKGSDTVMDWTPISESREHPQFLYSKKDSTVNGASHTEEEMFDPGYEPDWAVISTVGTRVRPLEELPAATQCSGTSSKWAFSLSLSELKSIRKNKPGLGWSYLIFISKDGISFPALHFHAGGTRALLKCLCKYVVLATSKKDPRLYLVYSHDSHALSQSFDELQLFDEHSSDLVSRFIQDPYAATFGSFSKVTNFLRGALRPQDGPRHRPLREMASGLDLEQQDEPGFEVITCQADLGQRPTVQRQETLTAVEWEKHLDPEGRVHDVEELKKKIFQGGLCHSIRREVWKFLLGYYPWDSTAEERKAVVKQKTDEYFRMKLQWKSVTEDQERRNSLLRAYKSLIERDVSRTDRNNKFYEGNDNPGLVLLNDVLMTYCMYNFDLGYVQGMSDLLSPILYVTQNEVDSFWCFTGFMEQVHRNFEESQESMKEQLEKLALLLRVLDSALCDFLDSRESGNLCFCFRWLLIWFKREFSFPDILRLWEVQWTGQPCPNFHLLVCCAILDSERDALMNPNYGFNEILKHINELTMRLNVEDILCRAEAIFHQLAACPQLQRSVQQILGLAEETTPTPSSSSSSGSGTGSSPQALSPSQTHESELTDSASHSLPDSSIEILHTEDGTIGSGQSPWQ; from the exons GTCGTCtttgagaaagagggtgtgtttCTGCACACAAGCACAAAACGGAATAATGACCAGGATACACTTATCCCCGGGGTAATTCGGATCCTCGAGAAG GGTTCTGATACTGTGATGGATTGGACTCCAATCAGTGAGAGCCGAGAGCATCCTCAATTCCTGTACTCCAAGAAG GATTCCACCGTAAATGGGGCCAGTCACACAGAGGAGGAGATGTTTGACCCAGGTTACGAACCAGATTGGGCCGTTATTAGCACAGTAGGAACCAGGGTGCGCCCACTGGAGGAATTACCTG CTGCAACCCAGTGCTCCGGAACATCCAGCAAGTGGGcattctctctcagtctgtctgaaCTCAAATCCATCCGGAAAAACAAGCCCGGCCTGGGCTGGTCGTACCTCATCTTCATCAGCAAAGATGGCATCTCCTTCCCAGCTCTTCACTTCCACGCCGGTGGCACCAGAGCCTTACTCAAGTGCCTGTGTAAATACGTAGTGCTGGCCAC tTCCAAGAAGGACCCTCGTCTTTATCTGGTCTACTCTCATGATTCTCACGctttgtcccaatcctttgaCGAGTTGCAGCTATTCGATGAGCATTCTTCAGATTTGGTGTCT CGCTTTATACAAGACCCTTATGCTGCCACTTTCGGCAGCTTCTCCAAAGTGACCAACTTCCTGCGTGGAGCACTGCGGCCCCAAGATGGTCCCCGGCACCGTCCGCTGCGCGAGATGGCGAGCGGGCTGGACTTGGAGCAGCAGGACGAGCCGGGCTTCGAGGTCATCACCTGT CAAGCTGATCTGGGCCAGAGGCCCACTGTACAGAGGCAGGAGACTCTAACAGCAGTGGAGTGGGAAAAACATCTGGACCCAGAGGGAAGAGTTCATGATGTGGAAGAATTGAAGAAAAAGATTTTCCAAGGA GGACTGTGCCACAGCATCCGTCGGGAGGTCTGGAAGTTCCTGCTGGGATACTACCCCTGGGACAGCACAGCTGAGGAACGCAAAGCTGTGGTGAAGCAAAAAAC GGATGAGTATTTCCGGATGAAACTGCAGTGGAAGTCGGTGACTGAGGATCAGGAGCGCCGGAATTCCCTGCTGCGAGCATACAAGAGCCTGATTG AACGGGACGTCAGCAGGACCGATCGCAACAACAAGTTCTACGAGGGGAACGACAACCCAGGCTTGGTGCTGCTGAATGACGTGTTGATGACTTATTGCATGTACAACTTTGATCTGG GTTATGTTCAGGGAATGAGTGATCTCCTCTCGCCAATACTGTACGTTACGCAGAACGAAGTCGACTCCTTCTGGTGTTTCACGGGCTTCATGGAACAAGTG CACCGTAACTTCGAGGAGAGTCAAGAGAGCATGAAGGAGCAGCTGGAGAAGTTGGCCCTACTCCTGAGAGTGCTGGATTCAGCCCTCTGTGATTTCCTAG ATTCCAGAGAGTCGGGGAACCTGTGTTTCTGCTTCCGCTGGCTCCTCATCTGGTTTAAGcgggaattctctttcccagatatACTGCGGCTGTGGGAG GTACAGTGGACAGGCCAACCATGCCCAAATTTCCACCTGCTGGTCTGCTGCGCCATTCTGGACTCCGAGCGTGATGCGCTGATGAACCCCAACTACGGCTTCAATGAAATACTCAAG CACATCAATGAGCTGACCATGAGATTGAACGTGGAAGACATCCTGTGCCGAGCTGAAGCCATCTTCCACCAGCTAGCGGCCTGTCCG CAGCTGCAACGGAGCGTGCAGCAGATTCTGGGCCTAGCAGAGgagaccacccccacccccagctccagctccagctcggGCTCTGGCACCGGCAGCTCCCCTCAAGCTCTCTCCCCCAGCCAGACGCACGAGTCGGAGCTGACGGACAGCGCCTCGCACAGCCTGCCCGACAGCAGCATCGAGATTTTACACACCGAGGACGGCACCATCGGATCCGGCCAGAGCCC GTGGCAATGA
- the tbc1d17 gene encoding TBC1 domain family member 17 isoform X2, translating into MGSSTENHKVVFEKEGVFLHTSTKRNNDQDTLIPGVIRILEKGSDTVMDWTPISESREHPQFLYSKKDSTVNGASHTEEEMFDPGYEPDWAVISTVGTRVRPLEELPAATQCSGTSSKWAFSLSLSELKSIRKNKPGLGWSYLIFISKDGISFPALHFHAGGTRALLKCLCKYVVLATSKKDPRLYLVYSHDSHALSQSFDELQLFDEHSSDLVSRFIQDPYAATFGSFSKVTNFLRGALRPQDGPRHRPLREMASGLDLEQQDEPGFEVITCQADLGQRPTVQRQETLTAVEWEKHLDPEGRVHDVEELKKKIFQGGLCHSIRREVWKFLLGYYPWDSTAEERKAVVKQKTDEYFRMKLQWKSVTEDQERRNSLLRAYKSLIERDVSRTDRNNKFYEGNDNPGLVLLNDVLMTYCMYNFDLGYVQGMSDLLSPILYVTQNEVDSFWCFTGFMEQVHRNFEESQESMKEQLEKLALLLRVLDSALCDFLDSRESGNLCFCFRWLLIWFKREFSFPDILRLWEVQWTGQPCPNFHLLVCCAILDSERDALMNPNYGFNEILKHINELTMRLNVEDILCRAEAIFHQLAACPQLQRSVQQILGLAEETTPTPSSSSSSGSGTGSSPQALSPSQTHESELTDSASHSLPDSSIEILHTEDGTIGSGQSPWQ; encoded by the exons GTCGTCtttgagaaagagggtgtgtttCTGCACACAAGCACAAAACGGAATAATGACCAGGATACACTTATCCCCGGGGTAATTCGGATCCTCGAGAAG GGTTCTGATACTGTGATGGATTGGACTCCAATCAGTGAGAGCCGAGAGCATCCTCAATTCCTGTACTCCAAGAAG GATTCCACCGTAAATGGGGCCAGTCACACAGAGGAGGAGATGTTTGACCCAGGTTACGAACCAGATTGGGCCGTTATTAGCACAGTAGGAACCAGGGTGCGCCCACTGGAGGAATTACCTG CTGCAACCCAGTGCTCCGGAACATCCAGCAAGTGGGcattctctctcagtctgtctgaaCTCAAATCCATCCGGAAAAACAAGCCCGGCCTGGGCTGGTCGTACCTCATCTTCATCAGCAAAGATGGCATCTCCTTCCCAGCTCTTCACTTCCACGCCGGTGGCACCAGAGCCTTACTCAAGTGCCTGTGTAAATACGTAGTGCTGGCCAC tTCCAAGAAGGACCCTCGTCTTTATCTGGTCTACTCTCATGATTCTCACGctttgtcccaatcctttgaCGAGTTGCAGCTATTCGATGAGCATTCTTCAGATTTGGTGTCT CGCTTTATACAAGACCCTTATGCTGCCACTTTCGGCAGCTTCTCCAAAGTGACCAACTTCCTGCGTGGAGCACTGCGGCCCCAAGATGGTCCCCGGCACCGTCCGCTGCGCGAGATGGCGAGCGGGCTGGACTTGGAGCAGCAGGACGAGCCGGGCTTCGAGGTCATCACCTGT CAAGCTGATCTGGGCCAGAGGCCCACTGTACAGAGGCAGGAGACTCTAACAGCAGTGGAGTGGGAAAAACATCTGGACCCAGAGGGAAGAGTTCATGATGTGGAAGAATTGAAGAAAAAGATTTTCCAAGGA GGACTGTGCCACAGCATCCGTCGGGAGGTCTGGAAGTTCCTGCTGGGATACTACCCCTGGGACAGCACAGCTGAGGAACGCAAAGCTGTGGTGAAGCAAAAAAC GGATGAGTATTTCCGGATGAAACTGCAGTGGAAGTCGGTGACTGAGGATCAGGAGCGCCGGAATTCCCTGCTGCGAGCATACAAGAGCCTGATTG AACGGGACGTCAGCAGGACCGATCGCAACAACAAGTTCTACGAGGGGAACGACAACCCAGGCTTGGTGCTGCTGAATGACGTGTTGATGACTTATTGCATGTACAACTTTGATCTGG GTTATGTTCAGGGAATGAGTGATCTCCTCTCGCCAATACTGTACGTTACGCAGAACGAAGTCGACTCCTTCTGGTGTTTCACGGGCTTCATGGAACAAGTG CACCGTAACTTCGAGGAGAGTCAAGAGAGCATGAAGGAGCAGCTGGAGAAGTTGGCCCTACTCCTGAGAGTGCTGGATTCAGCCCTCTGTGATTTCCTAG ATTCCAGAGAGTCGGGGAACCTGTGTTTCTGCTTCCGCTGGCTCCTCATCTGGTTTAAGcgggaattctctttcccagatatACTGCGGCTGTGGGAG GTACAGTGGACAGGCCAACCATGCCCAAATTTCCACCTGCTGGTCTGCTGCGCCATTCTGGACTCCGAGCGTGATGCGCTGATGAACCCCAACTACGGCTTCAATGAAATACTCAAG CACATCAATGAGCTGACCATGAGATTGAACGTGGAAGACATCCTGTGCCGAGCTGAAGCCATCTTCCACCAGCTAGCGGCCTGTCCG CAGCTGCAACGGAGCGTGCAGCAGATTCTGGGCCTAGCAGAGgagaccacccccacccccagctccagctccagctcggGCTCTGGCACCGGCAGCTCCCCTCAAGCTCTCTCCCCCAGCCAGACGCACGAGTCGGAGCTGACGGACAGCGCCTCGCACAGCCTGCCCGACAGCAGCATCGAGATTTTACACACCGAGGACGGCACCATCGGATCCGGCCAGAGCCC GTGGCAATGA